A window from Neochlamydia sp. AcF84 encodes these proteins:
- a CDS encoding tetratricopeptide repeat protein → MAVKIVTNLFLGSLCLGLVACSFKEADELEPNIQFATPVHVVENLPSAFPDLTPEELREDWAKELLIANKFARENDLYRAITSYKRALILIPSNQLHRKQQIEYDIILSYYLGEKYQEAVETFEASSLTNISTQFLAFENLLQILYDAYSRAGQLAKAEKVFALLEKVRPKVAENFQHAEDVLHANFSALHNPCLGSNENLSYFLTTYNQHAKSVRHAKTLNALLPGAGYYYLGQKNTAITAFLVNSLFIATAYYFFDHGNWAAGAIATSLEMGWYIGGINGAGLGAKEFNEHLYKTVAKDYMIKNHLFPVLTFQTSF, encoded by the coding sequence ATGGCAGTGAAGATCGTTACTAATCTATTTTTAGGTTCACTATGTCTAGGCTTAGTAGCTTGTTCTTTTAAAGAAGCTGATGAACTTGAACCAAATATTCAATTTGCTACACCTGTGCATGTTGTAGAAAATCTTCCCTCCGCTTTTCCGGATTTAACTCCGGAAGAGCTAAGAGAAGATTGGGCCAAAGAACTTCTTATTGCTAACAAGTTTGCTCGAGAAAATGACCTTTATCGCGCTATTACTAGCTATAAACGTGCTTTGATTCTTATTCCTTCCAATCAACTCCATCGAAAACAGCAGATAGAGTATGATATTATTTTAAGCTATTATTTAGGTGAAAAATATCAAGAGGCCGTAGAGACTTTTGAAGCTAGTAGCTTGACTAATATCTCAACTCAATTTCTAGCTTTTGAGAATCTTCTTCAAATTCTTTATGATGCATATTCAAGAGCGGGCCAGCTAGCTAAAGCTGAAAAAGTTTTTGCTCTCCTCGAAAAAGTTCGCCCTAAAGTCGCAGAGAATTTTCAACATGCTGAGGATGTACTTCATGCCAACTTCTCGGCTCTTCACAATCCCTGCCTAGGCTCTAATGAGAATTTATCCTATTTCCTAACTACTTATAATCAACATGCGAAGTCTGTAAGACATGCTAAGACACTTAATGCTCTGCTTCCGGGAGCGGGTTATTATTATTTGGGACAAAAGAATACAGCCATTACTGCCTTCTTAGTAAATTCTCTTTTTATCGCTACCGCTTACTACTTCTTTGATCATGGGAATTGGGCCGCAGGAGCCATTGCTACAAGCCTTGAAATGGGATGGTATATAGGAGGAATTAATGGTGCCGGCCTAGGAGCAAAAGAATTTAATGAACATTTATACAAAACAGTGGCTAAAGACTATATGATCAAGAATCATCTTTTTCCTGTATTAACTTTTCAAACTTCCTTCTAA
- the yidD gene encoding membrane protein insertion efficiency factor YidD, whose protein sequence is MARTKPAPLQEQPYYCTTPLMGSLAESLIGFHQTIITPIDGPRSNYLPSSSQYTLDAMRKYGFFVGFSMGCDRLMRENDDPWIYPKVTDRQGYLLKYNPVP, encoded by the coding sequence TTGGCCCGCACTAAGCCCGCTCCTTTGCAAGAGCAGCCTTATTACTGTACCACCCCCCTGATGGGCTCTTTGGCCGAAAGCCTCATTGGCTTTCATCAAACAATAATTACACCGATTGATGGCCCTCGCAGTAACTATTTACCTAGCAGTTCACAATACACACTGGATGCTATGCGCAAGTATGGTTTTTTCGTCGGCTTTAGCATGGGCTGTGATCGGTTAATGCGTGAAAATGATGATCCATGGATTTACCCTAAAGTTACTGACCGACAAGGTTATCTTTTAAAATACAATCCCGTCCCATAA
- a CDS encoding DEAD/DEAH box helicase yields the protein MPLPSVFKPFHEKGEKLLRTGKVKEVEFSGETYQVKVMDEKNPQGVWSFLQFDKVNRLKDAFCSCAESEEVAACPHLAAAYLYIFNKSRQPLHKRFEKSLWNKLCYLCAEQMKFEEVKFRPSSKGIYTIYANRQQIFLVHSTTKATADQLKHLLFNRYKETEETSLKFSNLSPEEIRRWKEGRPSPMLSYALSFWNDLAKWLMSLQEAEETYQIDFSYTPQGIPNYISVKFPTLHCKFYIPQTHLPSIIPALATVHSPLRLYPLKADPNIKITYDKAHACFLIDSNKIPPPIARSPSLFQSFQFGSWLLVPFKGFYPLNPLGLLSSKVISQAHLAQVLDENLAFIKEHLQGCVIHEGIFKVSYAIAFDEQWNLHIQGYVHCPGDLSKPMSQLFDSWAYLEEEGFYKLEGLRFKEAKTLVSAEKVGEFVQQHRTWLNTHKGFETHVASLEALLNYKMDKEKGLLSFQRTVATHEQTLKSKDFGPWIYIETQGFYAKNTLPVSLPLRPGSFLNPDQIPMFIRDNREELKVVPGFFSEKQPIVHAGIVIKLAKDEHILVIPTYDLLPEYTLEEVYFFDEFTYVEGEGFAELPLTCRLPLAYQKVVEIKPEHHLFFLEHELKNLKPFIKSLDPRLEPPKELELTASAISKSDFNTRGWYTVNLEYTSTEGAVPIAELWTASKKNQRFKFTEAGLIDFEDKRYDWLKLLAKKRLDKRHNLLTLSTIELIRLNALDPIKEGKKEKNYNHSSSFNLLKELIEFKIPAEPNTLGLSCDLRSYQQKGLHWLWFLYQQGLSGLLCDDMGLGKTHQAMALIASIINHGEKQKQKGNSYFLIICPTSVIYHWQDKLAQYLPKLRVSTFYGAHRSLDEFQQHYDILLTSYGVWRIEHQLLSKISFELAIFDEIQIAKNYRSRLYATLAHVNAHMRLGLTGTPIENHLRELKSLFDLVLPTYMPGEKDYREYFVKPIDKKQDLKRKALLSRLINPFVLRRKKENVLNDLPEKTEEISHCGLTESQAILYNNVVEQSRQVVLDKLTQRSQPIPYLHIFAILSYLKQICDHPACYLKTPSEYKLYQAGKWDLFIELLKEARESHQKVVVFSQYLNMLDIIQKYLEERHIGFAAIRGSTINRGEQLKRFNEDPQCEVFLGSLQAAGLGVELTAASVVIHYDRWWNAARENQATDRVHRSGQTRGVQVFKLVTKGTFEEKIDRMITRKGKLMEDIVGVDDHRLLKQFNHDEIIELLQNVTPTSLQEN from the coding sequence ATGCCACTACCTAGTGTTTTTAAACCCTTTCACGAGAAAGGAGAGAAGCTTTTACGAACAGGAAAAGTTAAAGAAGTAGAGTTTTCAGGGGAAACCTATCAAGTTAAAGTAATGGATGAAAAAAATCCTCAAGGCGTGTGGTCCTTCCTTCAATTTGATAAGGTTAACCGTTTAAAGGATGCTTTTTGTTCCTGTGCGGAAAGCGAGGAAGTGGCCGCCTGCCCTCATTTAGCTGCAGCTTATTTATATATTTTTAACAAGAGCCGCCAGCCTCTTCATAAGCGCTTCGAAAAGTCTCTTTGGAATAAGCTGTGCTATCTTTGTGCTGAACAGATGAAATTTGAGGAAGTAAAGTTTAGGCCTTCTTCCAAGGGGATTTATACCATTTATGCCAATCGCCAACAAATTTTTTTAGTCCATAGCACTACAAAAGCTACTGCCGATCAATTAAAACATCTACTTTTTAATCGCTATAAAGAGACGGAGGAAACTTCTTTAAAATTTTCCAATCTATCGCCAGAAGAGATTCGTCGCTGGAAAGAAGGTCGTCCTAGCCCTATGCTAAGCTATGCACTCTCTTTTTGGAATGACTTGGCAAAGTGGCTGATGTCTTTGCAAGAAGCTGAGGAAACCTATCAAATAGATTTTAGTTATACGCCTCAAGGTATCCCTAATTACATCAGTGTAAAATTTCCTACTCTCCATTGCAAATTTTATATTCCCCAAACGCATTTACCTTCGATTATCCCTGCGTTAGCTACCGTTCATTCACCTTTGCGTTTGTATCCATTAAAAGCTGACCCTAATATTAAAATAACTTATGATAAAGCACATGCTTGCTTTCTAATTGACTCGAATAAAATCCCTCCCCCTATTGCCAGGTCCCCCTCTCTTTTTCAAAGCTTTCAATTTGGAAGCTGGTTACTAGTACCTTTTAAAGGATTTTATCCTTTAAATCCTTTAGGCTTGTTAAGCTCTAAAGTGATTAGCCAAGCTCATCTAGCACAAGTACTTGATGAAAATTTAGCTTTCATCAAGGAACATCTACAAGGTTGTGTCATTCATGAGGGGATCTTTAAAGTTTCCTATGCAATTGCTTTTGATGAACAATGGAACCTTCATATTCAGGGTTACGTTCACTGCCCTGGAGATCTTAGCAAACCCATGTCCCAGCTTTTTGATTCATGGGCTTATCTAGAAGAGGAGGGCTTTTACAAGTTAGAAGGCTTGCGATTTAAAGAAGCGAAAACCCTAGTTTCTGCCGAAAAAGTGGGAGAATTTGTCCAGCAGCATCGTACGTGGCTAAACACTCATAAGGGATTTGAAACACACGTCGCGAGCTTAGAGGCATTACTAAACTATAAAATGGACAAAGAAAAAGGATTGCTTTCTTTTCAACGTACAGTAGCTACCCACGAGCAAACTTTGAAAAGCAAGGATTTTGGCCCTTGGATTTACATCGAAACCCAAGGGTTTTATGCTAAAAATACTCTGCCTGTAAGCCTTCCCTTACGCCCTGGGTCTTTCTTAAATCCTGATCAAATTCCTATGTTTATCAGAGATAACCGCGAGGAGCTAAAAGTTGTTCCGGGCTTTTTTAGTGAAAAGCAACCTATTGTCCATGCAGGAATAGTGATAAAATTAGCTAAAGACGAACATATCCTTGTTATTCCTACCTATGATCTATTGCCAGAATACACCCTTGAAGAAGTTTATTTTTTTGACGAATTTACTTATGTAGAGGGGGAAGGCTTTGCTGAACTCCCTTTAACTTGTCGCTTACCCCTCGCTTATCAAAAGGTAGTGGAAATAAAACCTGAGCATCATCTATTTTTTTTAGAGCATGAGCTCAAAAACTTAAAGCCGTTTATAAAGAGCCTTGATCCACGCCTTGAACCTCCCAAAGAGCTTGAGCTTACCGCAAGCGCTATCTCTAAATCAGATTTTAATACACGCGGGTGGTACACGGTTAACTTAGAGTACACCTCCACAGAGGGTGCTGTTCCTATTGCAGAGCTATGGACAGCTTCAAAAAAAAATCAGCGCTTTAAATTTACAGAAGCCGGGTTAATTGATTTTGAAGACAAACGCTATGATTGGTTGAAGCTTCTTGCAAAAAAACGCTTAGATAAACGTCATAATCTCCTCACCCTTTCTACGATTGAACTGATTCGTTTGAATGCCTTAGATCCTATAAAAGAAGGAAAAAAAGAAAAAAATTACAATCACTCCTCTTCTTTCAATCTTCTAAAAGAGCTTATAGAATTTAAAATTCCTGCCGAACCTAATACATTAGGTCTAAGTTGTGACCTAAGGTCCTATCAACAAAAGGGTCTTCATTGGCTATGGTTTCTTTATCAGCAAGGGCTGTCAGGACTACTTTGCGACGATATGGGACTAGGTAAAACCCACCAAGCGATGGCCTTAATCGCATCTATTATCAATCATGGCGAAAAGCAAAAACAAAAGGGTAACAGCTATTTTTTAATCATCTGCCCCACCTCCGTTATTTACCATTGGCAAGATAAGCTTGCGCAGTACTTGCCTAAATTACGTGTTTCTACCTTTTACGGGGCTCATCGCAGCCTGGATGAATTTCAGCAGCATTATGATATTCTCTTAACTTCTTATGGTGTGTGGCGGATTGAACACCAATTGCTTTCTAAGATATCCTTTGAATTAGCAATTTTTGATGAAATTCAAATTGCAAAAAACTATAGGAGCCGCCTTTATGCCACGTTAGCCCACGTTAATGCCCACATGCGCCTTGGGCTCACAGGTACTCCTATAGAAAATCATCTACGTGAGTTAAAATCTTTATTTGATTTAGTTTTACCTACTTATATGCCTGGTGAAAAAGATTACCGCGAGTATTTTGTTAAACCTATCGATAAAAAGCAGGATTTAAAGCGTAAAGCTCTCTTATCACGATTGATAAATCCCTTCGTGCTACGACGGAAAAAAGAAAATGTTCTTAACGATCTACCCGAAAAAACTGAAGAGATCTCCCATTGCGGATTAACAGAATCTCAAGCTATTCTCTACAATAATGTTGTGGAACAATCGAGACAGGTGGTGCTGGATAAACTTACCCAGAGAAGTCAGCCTATCCCTTACCTACATATATTTGCTATTCTTTCATATTTAAAACAAATCTGCGATCATCCGGCCTGCTATTTAAAAACCCCCTCTGAATATAAGCTTTACCAAGCTGGCAAATGGGATCTTTTCATCGAGCTATTGAAAGAAGCCCGTGAAAGCCACCAAAAGGTTGTTGTATTCTCTCAATATCTGAACATGCTGGATATCATTCAAAAATATCTAGAAGAGCGTCACATTGGCTTTGCTGCTATTCGGGGTTCAACGATTAACCGAGGAGAACAGCTTAAGCGCTTTAATGAAGACCCGCAATGCGAGGTTTTTTTAGGTTCTTTGCAAGCTGCAGGATTAGGAGTAGAGCTAACCGCTGCCTCTGTTGTTATCCATTATGATCGCTGGTGGAATGCCGCCCGGGAAAATCAGGCGACAGACCGCGTTCATCGTAGTGGCCAAACTAGAGGAGTTCAAGTTTTCAAATTGGTGACCAAAGGCACTTTTGAAGAAAAAATTGACAGGATGATTACTAGAAAAGGAAAACTCATGGAAGATATTGTAGGAGTGGATGATCATCGGCTTTTAAAACAATTTAACCACGATGAAATTATAGAGCTTCTTCAAAATGTTACTCCTACCTCTTTGCAAGAAAATTAA
- a CDS encoding IS1634 family transposase: MEEYSSKDLDHLGIVSAMCDEINLVSMIDQLIPPDPRAIITTGECIKLMVINGLGFTSRPLYLEAQFYASKPVERLLGRACRSENISDDRLGRALDCCYEYGCDAIFSAIALQACSKFNVNKKFQHLDTTSMSVQGQYSSGEQVPIITFGHSKDYRPDLKKFMISLICSQDGDVPLLAQALAGNTSDKSHFRKTLKELKSQIKDRSKPHYFVADSAMYTTDTLKDISNGMKWVTRVPEQIGAAYELVSSFSKEEMEKLSADYWAVELGSIYAGIPQRWLLVYSEQAFIREKKTLDRQIEKELQAKVKELKQLASKAFDCEKDAKAALKAFEKKLKYHRLDKINTIQKRIKQEPGRPKKEQALSIQYRMEAALAKDEQKISNSLQRKGKFILATNELNAELLSNEDLLDNYKGQQSVERGFRFLKDPLFMASSVFLKNEQRIIALAMIMCLCLLVYTLTQRHLRQQLEKLSTSIPNQLGKPTKTPTMRWIFQVFEGVHLLIKRTPEGIKELILNLNPNMKHILQVLGPPFQKLYANGN, translated from the coding sequence ATGGAAGAGTATAGTAGCAAAGATCTTGACCACTTAGGGATTGTTTCTGCCATGTGCGACGAGATCAATTTAGTGAGCATGATAGATCAGCTCATTCCCCCCGATCCCCGAGCTATTATAACAACAGGAGAATGCATCAAATTAATGGTCATCAATGGGTTAGGTTTTACTTCACGTCCGTTATATTTAGAAGCACAATTTTACGCAAGTAAACCTGTGGAACGATTATTAGGAAGAGCGTGTAGATCTGAAAATATATCGGATGATCGTTTAGGTAGAGCTTTAGATTGCTGCTACGAATATGGATGTGATGCTATCTTTTCAGCCATTGCCTTGCAAGCTTGCTCAAAATTTAATGTTAATAAAAAATTTCAGCATTTAGATACGACAAGTATGTCTGTTCAAGGGCAATATTCCTCGGGGGAGCAAGTTCCTATCATTACGTTTGGACATTCAAAAGACTATCGGCCTGATCTTAAAAAATTTATGATTTCTTTAATCTGCAGCCAAGATGGAGATGTTCCTTTATTAGCCCAAGCGCTTGCAGGTAATACCTCGGATAAAAGCCATTTTAGGAAAACTTTAAAAGAGCTTAAATCCCAAATTAAAGATAGATCCAAACCTCATTATTTCGTTGCCGATAGTGCTATGTATACCACTGACACCCTAAAAGATATTTCCAATGGTATGAAATGGGTAACTCGCGTTCCAGAACAAATAGGAGCAGCCTATGAGCTTGTATCTAGTTTTTCTAAAGAGGAAATGGAAAAGCTGTCTGCCGATTACTGGGCCGTTGAATTAGGTTCTATCTATGCAGGAATTCCTCAACGGTGGCTTTTAGTCTATTCTGAACAAGCTTTTATAAGGGAAAAGAAAACCTTAGATAGGCAAATAGAAAAAGAGCTGCAAGCAAAAGTCAAAGAATTAAAGCAACTTGCCTCAAAAGCTTTTGATTGCGAAAAAGATGCTAAAGCAGCCTTGAAAGCTTTTGAAAAAAAGCTTAAATATCATCGTCTAGACAAAATAAATACTATACAAAAACGGATCAAGCAAGAACCTGGCAGGCCTAAAAAAGAGCAAGCTTTATCGATCCAGTATAGAATGGAGGCAGCCTTAGCAAAAGATGAGCAAAAAATTTCCAATAGTTTACAAAGAAAAGGAAAATTTATCCTAGCCACTAATGAGCTGAATGCCGAGCTTCTTTCAAATGAGGATCTGCTAGACAATTATAAAGGCCAGCAATCGGTGGAAAGAGGCTTCCGCTTTCTAAAAGACCCATTATTCATGGCTTCGTCGGTATTCCTTAAAAATGAACAAAGGATTATAGCTTTAGCCATGATCATGTGTCTTTGCTTGCTAGTTTATACCCTTACTCAGCGCCATTTACGTCAACAATTAGAAAAGCTGTCTACCTCTATTCCTAATCAATTAGGAAAACCTACAAAGACGCCTACCATGCGCTGGATTTTCCAAGTTTTTGAAGGTGTACATCTCTTAATCAAACGTACTCCTGAGGGTATAAAAGAGTTAATCCTTAATTTAAATCCTAATATGAAACACATTTTACAAGTTTTAGGGCCTCCTTTTCAGAAATTATATGCTAACGGTAATTAA
- a CDS encoding aromatic amino acid transport family protein: MNNTASLLKGALLVAGTSIGGGMLALPVATSLGGFVPSLLTYFFCWVFMACTGLLFLEVSTWMKGEANIVTMAYTTLGSLGKWAAWIIYLFLFYCLNLAYIVGCGNLVSQLLVNIVPAHYGSLLFVLLFSPFVYAGAQVISHLNIMLMGGLAMFYAAFVMLGAPHVNSQHLFYQDWSLAVVGLPIAFTAFAYQGIIPTLVQYMHSDIRLTRLAILIGSFIPLITYMIWQWLIQGIVPTFGSGGLIETLQKGENAVVPLKHFLGTPAVYIIGQFFAFFALVTSFFGVTLGLLDFLADGLQLKKNSANKLFICLAIFVPPLLISYSHPHIFLEALDYAGGYGCALLLGLLPVLMVWVGRYVRGFKGAYIFPGGRIALVFLFMFVLFEIACESYIKFIK, from the coding sequence ATGAACAATACTGCAAGTTTACTTAAAGGCGCCTTATTAGTAGCAGGAACCTCTATCGGAGGGGGAATGCTTGCTCTACCCGTAGCCACAAGCTTAGGCGGCTTCGTTCCCTCTTTACTTACTTATTTTTTTTGTTGGGTTTTCATGGCCTGTACTGGCTTATTATTCCTTGAAGTTTCTACTTGGATGAAGGGGGAAGCTAATATTGTGACTATGGCCTACACTACTTTGGGAAGTTTAGGCAAATGGGCAGCATGGATCATTTATCTATTTTTATTTTACTGCCTCAATTTAGCTTATATAGTAGGGTGTGGAAATCTGGTTTCTCAGCTCTTAGTCAATATTGTTCCTGCTCATTATGGCTCTTTGCTGTTCGTGCTTTTATTTAGCCCTTTTGTTTATGCTGGCGCTCAAGTAATTAGCCATTTAAATATCATGCTCATGGGTGGATTAGCTATGTTTTATGCTGCTTTTGTGATGCTAGGAGCTCCCCATGTAAACTCCCAACATCTATTCTATCAAGACTGGTCCCTAGCCGTTGTAGGTTTGCCTATTGCTTTTACTGCATTTGCCTACCAAGGAATTATCCCTACTTTAGTGCAATATATGCATAGCGATATACGTTTAACACGCTTAGCTATTTTGATAGGTAGTTTTATTCCCTTGATAACTTATATGATTTGGCAGTGGTTAATTCAAGGTATTGTGCCGACTTTCGGCTCAGGAGGATTAATAGAGACCCTACAAAAAGGAGAAAATGCTGTAGTTCCGCTTAAGCATTTTTTAGGCACTCCTGCTGTCTATATCATTGGCCAATTTTTCGCTTTTTTTGCTTTAGTAACTTCATTTTTTGGGGTGACTTTAGGATTGCTAGATTTTCTTGCCGATGGATTGCAATTAAAAAAGAACAGCGCAAATAAACTCTTTATTTGCTTAGCTATTTTTGTTCCCCCTCTATTGATTTCCTATAGCCATCCTCATATTTTTTTAGAAGCCTTAGATTATGCCGGAGGATATGGTTGTGCTCTTTTGTTGGGCTTATTACCTGTCTTAATGGTGTGGGTAGGACGGTATGTGCGTGGATTTAAAGGAGCGTATATTTTTCCGGGTGGGCGTATAGCTTTGGTTTTTCTCTTTATGTTTGTCCTATTTGAAATAGCCTGTGAAAGCTATATTAAGTTTATAAAATGA
- a CDS encoding F-box-like domain-containing protein → MTPLSLIPHIRIPEEVQLKILSLLDEKDLPMAALVNKHWQRMTQDPSLWRPICQRRWKNLSYSSSPGKNWRKIYKKRVQMAQTMRLTKGEHSKNECKQTIYKLPNFSGKILALKREKQFAFIKATAGTAQIYHLGEKSCQLVYENVKEESSRLIHYQEGHIIQVTQEGQLYRWKVNEAFPQTSLCYLGNFENAYLAQNHLFLVNPHQTQFKIVDVRTGLSYHKSTCAPISFILCRNNQALIHCLDGSLHFIKDIENSFSMNLIALEGTFKIPLNQELCQFDEERVIVLCENDLHRRGHVWDASNGKKKVEFTLEPRPMEKRWDTKSVLTTCSYDGKRLAVGLSIGFVLTYNFDDGNFLTQSNLGCLAPVRFLALDENYFLASTFHPEFKCFKLYQHTPIIECCGAFWPLPPREYPLVDSNTIHASYDGRKLLFCDEHGWLHLWDFAHLQGKEPVLVAPPDA, encoded by the coding sequence GTGACCCCGCTTTCTTTAATTCCTCATATAAGAATACCTGAAGAAGTGCAATTAAAGATTCTTAGTCTTCTAGATGAAAAAGATTTACCGATGGCAGCCCTTGTTAATAAACATTGGCAGCGAATGACCCAAGATCCTTCTTTATGGCGGCCTATTTGCCAACGACGCTGGAAAAACCTTAGCTATTCTTCTTCTCCAGGGAAAAACTGGCGAAAAATCTATAAGAAAAGAGTGCAGATGGCGCAAACGATGAGGCTAACGAAAGGCGAGCATTCAAAAAATGAATGCAAACAGACTATTTACAAATTACCTAATTTTTCAGGAAAAATTCTTGCACTTAAAAGAGAAAAACAATTCGCTTTTATAAAAGCTACAGCAGGTACAGCGCAAATCTATCATCTGGGCGAAAAAAGTTGTCAGCTAGTATATGAGAATGTAAAAGAGGAAAGTTCTCGCCTGATTCATTATCAAGAAGGCCATATTATTCAAGTGACGCAAGAGGGGCAGCTCTATCGTTGGAAAGTTAATGAGGCTTTTCCCCAAACTTCTCTCTGTTACCTTGGAAACTTTGAAAATGCTTACTTGGCTCAAAACCATTTATTTTTAGTTAATCCTCATCAAACGCAATTTAAAATTGTGGATGTACGCACAGGCTTAAGCTACCATAAAAGCACCTGTGCACCGATCAGTTTTATCCTCTGCCGAAATAATCAAGCTTTAATCCACTGTCTAGATGGTAGCCTTCACTTTATTAAGGATATAGAAAACTCTTTTTCTATGAACTTGATAGCATTGGAAGGCACTTTTAAAATTCCTCTTAATCAAGAACTCTGCCAGTTTGATGAAGAGCGCGTCATTGTTTTATGTGAAAATGATTTACACAGAAGAGGCCATGTATGGGATGCTTCTAATGGGAAAAAAAAGGTAGAATTTACCTTGGAACCTCGACCTATGGAAAAACGTTGGGACACGAAGTCAGTTCTAACAACCTGTAGTTATGATGGCAAGCGCTTAGCAGTAGGACTAAGTATAGGTTTTGTTTTAACTTATAATTTTGATGATGGAAATTTTTTAACTCAATCAAATCTAGGCTGCTTAGCGCCTGTGCGTTTTCTTGCCTTAGATGAAAACTATTTCCTTGCCTCTACTTTTCATCCTGAATTCAAATGCTTCAAACTTTATCAACATACTCCTATTATAGAGTGTTGCGGAGCATTCTGGCCTTTGCCGCCTAGAGAATATCCATTGGTAGATTCTAATACTATCCATGCTAGCTACGATGGCCGCAAACTACTCTTTTGTGATGAACATGGATGGCTGCATCTATGGGACTTTGCTCATTTACAAGGAAAGGAGCCTGTTTTAGTCGCTCCTCCCGATGCTTAG
- a CDS encoding F-box protein: MPNIRIPEEVQLKIFSFLDEKELTMAALVNKHWQRMTQDLSLWRPICQRRWKNLSHSSFPGKNWRKICKKRVRMSKTMRLTKGEYSNFFDGSRLFNV; encoded by the coding sequence ATTCCTAATATAAGAATACCTGAAGAAGTGCAATTAAAAATTTTTAGCTTTCTAGATGAAAAAGAATTAACGATGGCAGCCCTTGTTAATAAACATTGGCAGCGAATGACCCAAGATCTTTCTTTATGGCGGCCTATTTGCCAACGACGCTGGAAAAACCTTAGCCACTCTTCTTTCCCAGGAAAAAACTGGCGAAAAATCTGTAAGAAAAGAGTGCGGATGTCAAAAACGATGAGGCTAACGAAAGGCGAATATTCAAATTTTTTTGATGGGTCTAGATTATTTAATGTTTGA